Proteins encoded within one genomic window of Flavobacterium gilvum:
- a CDS encoding acyltransferase family protein, whose translation MENTAKGRLVSLDALRGFVMFWIMSGEHIIHALAKAAPIPVFIWMSSQLHHTDWNGITFYDMIFPVFLFVAGVSMPFSFEKKMSIAGVNTPIELPSKEKRKIYLSMLKRTCILLILGFVVNGLLRFDGYDQTRFASVLGRIGLAWFFAGIIYLNFDIKGQVLWFVSILVCYYLVMKWIPVPGFGAGVLTPEGAFSSYIDQQFLPGRLHSKVYDPEGLFSTIPAIATALLGTFLGSFLKSSANVFSANKKILLLIASAAVLIGIGMLWNYDFPINKRLWTSSFVCFVGGFSILFFTFFYLIIDVWGFHKWAFPLLLIGSNSILIYMASEGLVNFKHTAEFVFGGAIKMFPLIWQPVFTTSSVTLVQLILLYFLYKRKWFLKI comes from the coding sequence ATGGAGAATACTGCTAAAGGGAGATTAGTTTCTTTGGATGCGCTGAGAGGATTTGTTATGTTCTGGATTATGAGCGGAGAACATATTATTCACGCTTTGGCCAAGGCCGCGCCAATTCCTGTTTTTATATGGATGTCGTCACAATTGCATCATACAGACTGGAATGGTATTACATTTTATGACATGATATTTCCTGTGTTTCTTTTTGTTGCCGGGGTTTCGATGCCTTTTTCTTTTGAGAAAAAAATGAGTATTGCGGGTGTCAATACACCAATTGAATTGCCGTCGAAGGAAAAACGAAAAATATACCTGTCCATGTTAAAAAGGACGTGTATTTTATTGATTTTGGGATTTGTGGTCAATGGATTGTTGCGTTTTGATGGATATGACCAAACCCGTTTTGCGAGTGTATTGGGACGTATTGGACTTGCTTGGTTTTTTGCTGGAATTATTTATTTGAATTTTGATATAAAAGGACAAGTGCTTTGGTTTGTTAGCATTTTGGTTTGCTATTATTTAGTTATGAAGTGGATTCCAGTTCCAGGTTTTGGAGCCGGTGTTTTAACGCCTGAAGGTGCATTTTCGAGCTATATTGACCAACAGTTTTTGCCGGGACGATTACACAGTAAAGTATATGATCCCGAAGGTTTGTTTTCTACAATACCGGCTATTGCCACGGCTTTGCTTGGAACTTTTTTAGGAAGTTTTTTGAAAAGTAGCGCCAATGTTTTTTCGGCAAACAAAAAGATATTGCTGTTGATTGCATCGGCTGCAGTTTTGATAGGAATCGGGATGCTTTGGAATTACGATTTTCCAATTAATAAACGTTTGTGGACAAGCTCATTTGTGTGTTTTGTGGGCGGATTCAGTATTTTGTTTTTTACCTTTTTTTACCTGATAATTGATGTGTGGGGCTTTCATAAATGGGCATTCCCTTTATTACTGATTGGTTCCAATTCCATACTTATTTACATGGCTTCCGAAGGCTTGGTGAATTTCAAACACACCGCAGAGTTTGTTTTTGGCGGAGCCATAAAAATGTTTCCGCTCATTTGGCAACCTGTGTTTACCACTTCATCGGTAACGCTCGTACAACTCATTTTACTTTATTTTTTATACAAAAGAAAATGGTTTTTGAAGATTTAG
- a CDS encoding glycoside hydrolase family 2 TIM barrel-domain containing protein translates to MKNLKTRIVLFCLFTMAVATVFGQEKSGRNDWENPEVFQINREPARAAFLPYADEASALIDNYTSSPWYFSLNGKWKFSWSPTPDQRPTAFYKTDYNTTNWKEIQVPGNWELNGYGIPIYTNITYPFPKNAPFIDHKDNPVGSYKKDFVLPENWNKRHVFLHFEAGTSAMYVWVNGEKVGYTENTKSPAEFDISKYVKPGKNIVAVEVYRWSDGSYLEDQDFWRLSGIDRNVYLYSTNDIRIADFFAKPDLDSNYKNGSLNVDVSLKNMSSISINNQKLKAKLVDALGRTVFAKELKVNFDANKTNTINFFQNVSNPKLWSSEAPNLYTLLLTLKNEKGGVIESISTQIGFRKVELKNGQLLVNGVRIMVHGVNIHETNPVTGHYQTEDMMMKDIRLMKQMNINSVRCSHYPNNLVWVKLCNKYGIFLVDEANIESHGYGVEHNVGMDRSVHPGYLPEWKAAHMDRIISLVERDKNQPSVILWSLGNECSNGPVFYDAYKWIKNRDKTRLVQFEQANEKENTDIVCPMYPKMEEMKEYATRKEVKRPYIMCEYSHAMGNSNGNFQEYWDIIRSSKNMQGGFIWDWVDQGFEATDEVGRKYWAYGGDLGSQNYTNDENDCNNGLLLPDRTPNPAAFEVKKVYQDILFQPVDIKNGIIQIINDFGFTNLNTYNFKYEVLENGKIIKEGTIDVALSPKSKKDFKIDLPKIVSKPGVEYLLNVFACTKIGSEIVPQNFEIAREQFVIDNGNYFAKSIERNSSSKINEEKNEFVLNAGTVIVKISKTTGLITYYSSKGEKYFKQYPEPNFWRAPTDNDFGNKMPERNNIWRTAGQNSILENIQVIEENGKEYVVAKLKLNDVDSDYTIKYSLSKDGALEVQPSFKRGSISLPDMPRFGMIFSLKGDFENLDYYGRGPWENYPDRNESSLKGIYQSKVADQYVPYTRPQENGNKTDVRWFKLSNNKGNGLQVKGLQPLGMSTLNNYPSDFDPGLSKKNQHISDITPRNEVVVCVDLTQRGLGGDTSWGAYPHEQYLLKQSEYTYGFIIKPIE, encoded by the coding sequence ATGAAAAACCTCAAGACGAGAATAGTATTATTTTGCCTGTTTACGATGGCTGTGGCGACTGTTTTTGGACAGGAAAAATCGGGTAGAAATGATTGGGAAAACCCGGAAGTATTTCAGATTAATAGAGAACCTGCCCGCGCAGCATTCCTTCCTTATGCAGATGAAGCATCGGCACTAATCGATAATTATACAAGTTCTCCTTGGTATTTTTCATTGAATGGAAAATGGAAATTTTCTTGGTCGCCAACACCGGATCAACGCCCTACAGCGTTTTATAAAACAGATTACAATACAACAAATTGGAAAGAAATTCAAGTGCCTGGAAACTGGGAATTGAATGGTTACGGAATCCCAATTTATACGAATATTACTTATCCATTTCCAAAAAATGCTCCATTTATAGATCATAAGGATAATCCTGTAGGGTCGTATAAAAAAGACTTTGTTTTGCCCGAAAATTGGAACAAAAGGCATGTGTTTCTTCATTTTGAGGCGGGAACATCTGCTATGTACGTTTGGGTTAATGGAGAAAAAGTTGGTTATACGGAAAACACAAAAAGTCCTGCCGAATTTGATATTTCCAAATATGTGAAACCTGGAAAAAATATTGTGGCTGTTGAGGTTTACAGATGGAGCGATGGTTCTTATCTCGAAGATCAGGATTTTTGGAGGCTTTCGGGGATTGACAGAAATGTCTATCTCTATAGTACAAATGATATTCGTATTGCTGACTTTTTTGCAAAACCGGATTTAGATTCAAATTACAAAAACGGTAGTCTGAATGTCGATGTGAGTTTGAAAAATATGTCTTCAATTTCGATAAATAACCAAAAGCTGAAGGCAAAATTAGTTGATGCTTTGGGGAGAACTGTTTTTGCTAAAGAGCTAAAAGTAAATTTTGATGCCAATAAAACAAATACCATCAATTTTTTCCAAAATGTTTCTAACCCCAAATTATGGAGCAGTGAAGCGCCAAATTTATACACATTGCTGCTTACGTTGAAAAACGAAAAAGGAGGTGTAATTGAGTCGATTTCTACCCAAATTGGTTTTAGAAAAGTAGAGTTGAAAAACGGACAACTACTTGTAAATGGTGTCAGAATAATGGTTCACGGTGTGAATATCCACGAAACCAATCCGGTGACTGGACATTATCAAACTGAGGATATGATGATGAAGGATATCAGGCTAATGAAGCAAATGAATATCAATTCGGTTCGTTGCAGTCATTATCCAAATAATTTAGTATGGGTAAAATTGTGCAACAAATACGGAATTTTTCTTGTCGATGAAGCCAATATTGAGAGTCACGGTTATGGGGTTGAGCATAATGTCGGAATGGACAGATCGGTACATCCGGGTTATTTACCGGAGTGGAAGGCGGCACATATGGACAGAATTATTAGTTTGGTCGAAAGAGATAAAAACCAACCGTCTGTAATTCTCTGGTCATTAGGAAATGAGTGTTCGAATGGACCTGTGTTTTATGACGCCTATAAATGGATAAAAAACAGAGACAAAACTCGTCTCGTTCAGTTTGAACAAGCAAATGAAAAAGAAAATACTGACATCGTTTGCCCAATGTATCCAAAAATGGAGGAGATGAAGGAATATGCGACACGCAAAGAAGTGAAAAGGCCTTACATCATGTGTGAGTATTCGCATGCGATGGGTAACAGCAACGGGAATTTTCAGGAATATTGGGATATTATTCGCAGCAGCAAGAATATGCAAGGCGGTTTTATTTGGGATTGGGTAGATCAGGGATTTGAAGCAACGGATGAAGTAGGTCGAAAGTATTGGGCTTATGGAGGCGATTTGGGAAGCCAAAATTATACAAATGATGAAAACGACTGTAACAACGGATTGCTTTTGCCGGACAGAACTCCGAATCCTGCAGCATTTGAAGTAAAAAAAGTATATCAGGATATTTTATTCCAACCAGTCGATATTAAAAATGGTATTATCCAAATTATAAACGATTTTGGGTTTACCAATTTGAATACTTACAACTTCAAATACGAGGTTTTAGAAAACGGAAAGATTATTAAAGAAGGCACAATCGATGTTGCATTGAGTCCGAAATCAAAAAAAGATTTTAAAATTGATTTGCCTAAAATAGTGTCAAAACCAGGCGTGGAATATCTATTGAATGTTTTTGCTTGTACCAAAATCGGTTCTGAAATAGTACCACAAAATTTTGAAATTGCTAGAGAACAATTTGTAATCGACAATGGAAATTATTTTGCAAAATCGATAGAGAGAAATTCTTCTTCAAAGATAAATGAAGAGAAAAACGAATTTGTTCTGAATGCAGGTACTGTTATAGTTAAGATTAGCAAAACGACAGGATTAATTACTTATTACAGTTCAAAAGGAGAAAAATATTTTAAACAATATCCAGAACCTAATTTTTGGAGAGCGCCAACGGACAATGATTTTGGGAATAAAATGCCTGAGCGAAACAATATATGGCGAACAGCAGGTCAAAATTCTATTTTGGAAAACATCCAAGTGATTGAAGAAAACGGAAAAGAGTATGTTGTGGCAAAATTGAAACTCAACGATGTTGATTCTGATTATACAATCAAATATTCACTTAGTAAGGACGGTGCTTTGGAGGTGCAGCCATCATTTAAAAGAGGCAGTATTTCATTGCCTGATATGCCTCGTTTTGGGATGATTTTCTCTCTTAAAGGTGATTTTGAAAACCTTGATTATTACGGAAGAGGACCTTGGGAGAATTATCCAGACAGAAATGAATCGTCACTCAAAGGGATTTATCAAAGCAAAGTAGCGGATCAATATGTGCCGTACACCCGTCCTCAGGAAAATGGAAATAAAACTGATGTTCGTTGGTTTAAACTTTCAAACAATAAAGGGAACGGCCTTCAAGTAAAAGGATTGCAACCTCTCGGGATGAGTACTCTGAATAATTATCCTAGTGATTTTGACCCGGGATTGTCTAAGAAAAATCAGCACATAAGTGATATTACTCCTAGAAATGAGGTTGTGGTTTGCGTTGATTTGACTCAGCGTGGGTTAGGAGGAGATACCAGTTGGGGAGCCTATCCGCATGAGCAATATTTATTGAAACAAAGTGAGTATACATACGGATTTATAATAAAACCGATAGAATAA